The genome window AACAAAAGGCATCAACTTCGCTAATTCAGCGTCGTTTTAGAATTGGCTATAATCGTGCAGCAAGAATTATTGATGATATGGAACAGCGTGGATTTATCGGACCAGCTAATGGATCGAAACCACGTGAAGTTTATAAGCAAAAAAGTGAGGAATAAAAAAGACCGGAGAGATTTTTCTCCGATCTTTTTTATTCCGACTACATGGATGTTTAATAGGCTAAATTAAGTTTAAGGATGCAACTGCTCCAAAAATTAAAGAACCAAGCATTGCAATTAACATGAGCCAAATAGCAACCATGGTAATTTTTTGGAAACGAGTTTTCTTTTTTCGCTGCATTATTAACCATCCTTCCATTTTTATCAATAATAGTAGTGTAACGCATCTTTAATGCCTTTTTCAAATCTAGTTTTAGTTTATGTTAAACTTAAATTACTTATTTGAAGAGAAGGGGACTGAAAAGGTTGATGGTTAGTATTCAAGTTATAATTTTAGAGATTATTTTATTATTAGTGATTGGGATAGTAGAACGATTATTAGTACGAATATTTCATCATCCTAAAAAAACAAAGCATTTATGGTGGGGATGGACAATTATTTTATGGATTCTGATAATCTTTAATATTGGATTTTATTGGCCAGCTTATCCTATTGCCTTATGGATGATTCTAGCTCTGTTATTAATTGCTTTACAAATTATTCACAATCATGAATTCATTTATCGCCGTTACTGGCCAGTATTTTGGCGGTATTCGGCATATTATGCTTTAACTATATATATTGGTAGCTTAATTATTTCACCATGGTTACCGTTGATATAAAAATATTAAGTGAATTGAGGCTGGGAGAAAACAAAGTTTTCTCTCAGCCTCAACTGTTTTCACGAACAATATCAAGATAACGTGGAAAATAATCACAAGGCTCGAGTCTAAGTACGAACGCTAATCAGCGTTCTAGCTTAGTTCAACGCCTTGTCGAGGAGATTATTTCCCACTTCCGCTCACTTTTTTGTGTCTATTACTTTTTGGTAAAATTCACAAAATTACGTGGTGAGAAGTGGGGGATTGTGGTAGACTTGACCTATAACGTGGTAAAGGAGGACATTAGTCGTGTTAATGGGAGAATTTACACACACTATTGATTCCAAAGGCCGACTAATTATTCCTGCCAAATTTCGAGAACAATTGGGGGCACACTTCATTGTTACTCGGGGGTTAGATGGATGTTTGTTTGGATATCCATTAAATGAATGGGCGATTTTAGAGCAAAAGCTAAAGGCGCTCCCATTAACAAAGCGTGATGCACGTGCATTTGTACGCTTTTTATATTCCGCTGCGACAGATTGCGAAATTGATAAACAAGGACGGATTAATATTCCGATAACATTACGAACTCATGCTTCACTTGAAAAGAAGTGTGTAATCGTTGGTGTGTCTAATCGTTTAGAAATCTGGAGCGCTGAACGGTGGAATAAATTTACAAGCGAAACAGCTGATAATTTTGATGAGATTGCTGAAGATCTTAATATTGATTTTTAATGGAGGTTTTAGTTGATGGCAGAATTTAAACATGTAACGGTACTTTTAAAGGAGGCCGTAGCAGGATTAAATGTGCAACCAACAGGTACCTACGTTGATGCAACATTAGGTGGTGGTGGTCATACGCAAGCTATTTTACAACAGCTCGTCGATGGCCACCTATATTCATTTGATCAAGATCAGACGGCAATTGATTACAATAAAGAACACTTGAAAACTGCAATAGAACAGCAAAAATTAACATTAGTTGAAGATAATTTCCGCAACTTAAAAGCGGAATTGAATAGCTATAATGTAAAACATGTTAATGGAATTTTATATGATTTAGGTGTTTCATCTCCACAGTTCGATGATGCTAAAAGAGGTTTTAGCTATCAGCATGACGCACCCTTAGACATGCGGATGAATCAGGAACAAAAATTGTCGGCAATGGAAGTTGTTAACGAATGGCCATATGAACGTCTCGTTAAGATTCTTTACCGATATGGAGAAGAAAAGTTTGCTAAGTCAATTGCTAGAAAGATTGAACAACGCCGAAAGGTAGCACCAATAAAGACGACATTTGAATTAGTTGATGTGATTAAAGAAGGAATTCCGGCAGCAGCTCGTCGTCATGGTGGTCATCCAGCGAAAAAGAGTTTTCAAGCTATTCGGATCGCAGTTAACGACGAATTAGGTGCTTTAGAGGAATCGTTAGAACAAGCATTAGACTTGTTAGATGTTGGGGGACGAATCAGTGTCATTACCTTCCAATCCCTAGAAGATCGGTTAGTAAAGACCATGTTTCGTGAAAAGACTTCATTAAGTGGGGATGTACCGCAGGGATTACCAGTAATACCAGCGGGAATGGAACCAAACTTCAAATTAATTAATAAAAAGCCGATTGTAGCTAGTGATGAAGAATTAGCGGCAAATCATCGTGCGCATAGTGCCAAGTTGAGGATAATCGAGAAAATTAGAGAAGGAAAGTGACAGAATTATGGTTTCAAATGCGGCAAGGCAACTGGCGGGAGAGCAGCAACCGCAGCAAGCGCCAAGGAAAAAGACTTATCAACAACCAAAGATTTCTCCAAGTCCGGTTAGATGGTCAAAATTTGAAAGATCTTTAGTAGCAGTAGGAAGTTTAATCACACTGTGCTTGATGATTAGCTTACTTTCTACGAAAATTAGTATTAATAATCAGCAACGGCGCTTACAGGATACTCAAACTCAAATTACTAAGGCAAAAAGCAGTAATACAAGTTTGCAGCAGGAAATCGCTGAATTGACGACTCAATCGCATTTGAAATCAGCAGCACATAAATATGGATTATCAGATAAAAATTCAAATGTAAGGAACGTTAATAAATAATGAATAAGAAGCCACAACGAACGAAAAATAGGGGACATAGAGAAAACCGAGGGACCTTTGGCAAATGGCTCTTTCTAATCACGGTTGGATTGTTTACCTTGTTTATCGTTCGTTTTGCGTATATCGCAATAAATAAAGATGTTCAACATGTTAACTTACGGTCACAAGCGGAGCAAATTTATACCCAGCAGCGAATTATTCAAGCGCGACGGGGTGATATTTATGATTCAGAAGGAAACCCCTTGGCAACTGATACAAGTAAATATACCCTCTATGCTGTTTTAGATCGAACCCAAAAGTCTTCTGATGGTAAACCATTATATGTAAAAGATCGGAAAAAAACTGCCAAGGTACTATCACAGTATATTGATCTGACACCAAAGCAAATTGAAAAGATCCTTAAACCAAAGGGGCAAGCCTACCAAGTTGAATTTGGAAATGCTGGAAGCAACCTTTCTGTTTCAACGATGCAGAAGATCAAGAATCGGCACTTGCCAGGAATTAATTTTATTGCGACTCCAGCACGTCAATATCCAGAAGGCGAATTTGCTTCTCAAATAATTGGGATGGCAACTCCTAAAGTTAAAAATGATAATGGAACTGAAGAGACTAATTTAGTGGGCCAATTGGGCTTGGAAGGCTACTTTAATAAACAATTAACGGGAATAAATGGGTTGAGAAAAGATAAACAGGACGTCTATGGATACCAGATTGCTAATTCAAAGCAGGTAACTAAAAAAGCCATCAACGGTGATAATATCTACACTACCCTTGATTCACAAACCCAACATTTTCTCGAAAATAAAGTTAATAAAGTTTATAAAAGTTCTAACGCCAATGCAATGACTGCAGTTGTAATGGAAGCTAAAACAGGTAAAATTATTGCCGCTACGCAACGGCCAACTCTTCATGCAGAAAATAATCCTGTTTGGCGGAATATGTTAGTTCAAGATGCTTATGAACCAGGTTCGGTAATGAAAATTTTGTCATTAGCTGCTGCTATTGATACCGGACATTTTAATCCTAATGCGACCTTTAATTCGGGAACATGGACTATGGGTGGCGGAAAAATCACTGATTGGTCAAGTTCTGGCTGGGGAACAATTTCCTATAAAGATGCTTTTGATATGTCTAGTAATGTTGGGTTTGCTCATGTAGAACAAGACATGGGAGCAGAGACATGGATGAAGTACATTAAACGATTTGGCCTGTTAAAAAAAGTTAATGTTATTGGAATGAGTAACGAGGTTAATGGTTATACTTCATTCAAAGGGATTCTTGCTCAGGCAAATACCGCTTTTGGACAGGGAATTACTGTAAATGTTATGCAGATGATGCAAGCGTTCAGTGCTATTGGCAATAATGGTAAAATGATGAAGCCTTACATTGTTAGCAAAGTTGTAGATGGTAATAGCGGAAAGACGATTCAAAAGGTCAAGCCTAAAGTTGTTGGACAACCAATAAAAGCATCGACAGCGAAAAAGGTCCTTGGTTACATGCAAGGCGTTGTTTACGACCAAAAGGGCCTTGGCCACGATTACCAAATTAAGGGTTACCGAATTGCTGGAAAGACCGCAACTGCACAAATTGGTGGTGCTCATGGTTATTCAACTGGTGATACAAACTACCTTTACTCCTTTGCCGGGATGGCACCAGCTAAAAACCCAAAGTATATTATGTATGTTACCCTTCGCCAACCGCAAAACCTTAAAAAACCAGCAACCAAACAAATTGCCAGCGTCTTTAATCCGACAATGAAAATGTTGTTGAGCCAACAAAAAGTTGCAGAAAAGGCCAAGAAAAAGGTTATTACAATGCCTAATGTTGTTGGTCAAGCAAGCGATGAAGCTAATAAAGAATTATCAGGTAAAGGAATGCAGGTAATTGTTGTAGGTTCTGGCAAGAAAGTTAAACAACAATCAGCAGTTCCAGACGAACAAGTGTTAACAGATCAACATGTTATTCTTGATACTGGTGGCGAGTATAAAATGCCGGATATTTCTGGATGGAGTTCTGCGGATGTTCAACAATTAGCTAAGGTTCTTAAGCTAAAAGTAAAAGAAAATGGAAACGGCTATGTTACTCAGCAAAGTATTTCCCCTGATACAACTATTAAGCGTGGAACGACTTTAACCGTTCAATATGAAGCTAAAAACTAGCAGAGAAACTAATTGGAGGTAAATATGAATTTCTTAAGTGCAGTTTTGACTATTCTTAGTTCATTCTTAATTACGTTTTTATTAATGCCCTCGTTAATTAAATATTTTCGGGCAAAAAAAGAAGGTCAGCAGATTCGTAAAGAAGGTCCTACCTGGCATGCTAAAAAGGCTGGGACGCCAACAATGGGAGGATTATTATTCATCTTCTCTGCAGTAGTAACGATTTTGTGGGTTGCTGCTTGGCAAGGATTGATTACGAATACGCTGTGGGCACTTCTCTTTGTCCTGGTTGTTTATGGCTTAATTGGGATGTGGGATGATAGTATTAAAATCTTTCACCATCAAAATGAAGGCTTTAAACCATGGCAAAAGGCGCTATGCCAGGTATTAGCAGCAATGGTCTTTACTGTTATTTACCAGCATGAAGGTTTTCAAATGGGCTTTGGAACAACGCAAATTGGTTGGCTTTACGGTTTGTTTATTATTTTTTGGATCGTCGGCTTTTCAAATGCTGTTAATTTAACTGATGGACTTGATGGCTTGGTAAGCGGCCTTTCCATTATTTCTTTTGCGGCTTATCTAATCATTGCGTTGGTAAATCTCAATCAACCAGGTTATCCGGAAATTGCTCTTTTCTGTTTAGCAATGATCGGAACTTTACTAGGTTTCTTCCCTTATAATCATAAGCCCGCTAAGATTTTTATGGGTGATATGGGATCTTTAGCAATTGGAGCATCCTTAGCCGCTGTTTCATTGTTATTACATCATGAATGGTCATTATTAGTAATTGGAATCGTTTATGTTTGTGAAACTGCTAGTGTCATTCTTCAAGTGGCTTCATTCAAAACAACTGGTAAACGAATTTTTAAGATGACCCCAATCCACCATCATTTTGAAATGAGCGGGTGGAGTGAATGGAAAATTGATATTGTGTTTTGGCTTGTAGGGTTAGTGGCTGCAATTATTGCTGTTACAACAATCTTATTAGTTGGTTAGGAGTAAAGAGAAATGAAAAAAATTGATGAATATCAAGGTAAAAAAGTTCTTGTAATGGGTTTCGGAATTAGCGGAATTAATGCAGCCCACTTATTGGTAAAACTTGGTGCAAATGTTACCGCTAATGATAAAGCAACTCCTAAAAATAATGATATTGTTGATGATTTAGAAGCTGATGGAATCAAGGTAATTACTGGTGATAATCCCATTTCATTAGCTAATGAAGGTTTCGATGTTGTAGTAAAAAATCCTGGAATTCCTTATGATAATCCATTAGTGGCTGCATTTGTTAAGCAAGGGACACCCATTATTACGGAAGCAGAACTAGGATGGCAAATTTTTGATGGTCACCTTGTAAGTGTAACCGGAAGTAATGGGAAGACTACCACAACGACTTTAACTCAACTAATGATTGCTGAAAATGCAAAACATCAAGTAAAATATGCAGGTAATATTGGAATTTCCTTTAGTAAAATTGCTGAGGATTTAGGACCAGACGACACATTGGTCACAGAATTATCTAGTTTCCAATTATTAGGAGCACCGACAATTCATCCGCATATTGCAATTATTACTAACATTTTTTCTAACCATTTAGACTATCATAAGACACGAGAAAACTATATTAATGCAAAGCTTAATATTACCCGGAACCAAACCAAGGATGATTTCTTAGTTATTAACTGGGATCGTGATGAATGGCAGAAGATTGCCCAGCGTAGTCAAGCTACCATTGTGCCATTTTCTCGTCTTAATAAGAGTCATGAAGGATCTTATGTAGAAGATGGAATGATTTACTGGCGTGGGCAAGAAGTTATGCCAACCAAGGATATTCGATTGATCGGTCCCCAAAATGTAGAAAATGCGTTGGCAGCAATTGCAGCGGCAAAATTAAGTGGTGTTACAAATGATGCAATAAAGAAAGTTTTAACAACATTTAGTGGAGTCCGTCACCGCTTACAATATGTGATGGAATACCAAGAACGGCTTTTCTACAATGATTCAAAATCAACAGATATTGAAGCCACGGAGGTTGCCTTACAAGGTTTTGATCGTCCAGTAATTCTTTTGGCAGGTGGCCTTGATCGTGGTTATACCTTTGAACGGTTGGTTCCTTACTTTAAGAAGCACGTCAAGGCAATGATTGTTTTTGGTGAATGTAAAGATAAAATGAAGGATGCGGGAAATCAAGCTGGGGTTCCAGTAGTTGAAAGTGAAAATGCAATTACTGCGGTACCAGAAGCATGGAAGTTGAGTGAACCAGGAGATGTCATTCTCCTCTCGCCTGCTAATGCTAGTTGGGACCAATTCCCGAGCTTTGAAGTTCGTGGTGATAAATTTATTGAAGCAGTTGAAGAATTAACAGGAAAGAAGGAACAGTAAGATGCGGTTATTGGTATCAGGTGGTGGAACTGGTGGTCATATCTACCCGGCATTAGCATTAATCGAACGCTTAAAGCAGGTTGAGCCAGATACTGAAGTGTTATATGTTGGAACAACTCGTGGCCTTGAAAATAAAATTGTACCGGATGCCGGAATTGAGCTTGAAACAATGCATATGCAGGGCTTTAAGCGTTCTCTTTCTCTTGAAAATTTTAAGACAATCTATCTTTTTTTAAACTCTGTCCATCATGCTAAAAAAATTATTAGTGAGTTTAAGCCTGATGTTGTTTTAGGGACGGGAGGATATGTAAGTGGAGCTGTCCTATATGCTGCCGCAAAGAAACATATCCCAACCGTAATTCATGAACAGAATAGCGTTGTTGGCGTAACAAACAAGTTTTTAAGTCGCTATGTTGATCAAATTGCAATTGCATTTGAAGCTGCACGCAGTCAATTTCCCGCTGATAAAGTTACAATGGCAGGTAATCCTCGTGCTCAACAGGTAGCAGCTAAAAAAGACAGTGACTTTTCATGGACAAGATATGACTTGAAAGATGATGTTCCAACTTTAATGATTTTTGGAGGAAGCCAAGGAGCACCGAAAATCAATAAGACAGTTGTCGACGCTATTCCAGAGTTCAATAAGCGTCCTTATCAGGTTATCTTTGCAACTGGTCAAAAACGGTACGATGATGTAAAGAAGCAACTAGCAGAAGGTAATATTAAACCAGCTGATAATGTTAAAGTTGTTCCTTACATTAAAGATATGCCGGCTAAAATGCCTCGGGTAGCGGCTTTGGTATCGCGAGCAGGTGCAACCACCATTGCTGAGGTAACAGCACTCGGAGTTCCTACGATTCTAATTCCTAGTCCGTATGTTACCGCTAACCACCAAGTAAAGAATGCTCAAGCTTTAGTTAAGAATAATGCCGGTCTAATGATTACTGAAGACAAATTAGATGCCCGGGCATTACTGACTCAAGCAGATAAGATTATGGAAGATGAAGAAGTACGTAAAGAAATGGCTCATGCTGCTGAAAAGATGGGACGGCCAGATGCTGCTGATAGACTAATTAAGATCTTGCATAAGGCAATTGACGAACATGAAAAATAAAGTATAGATTAGAAAGGAGGAGAAAAGATGTTGGATGATAGATCAGCAATTGAGCATCATAAATATTCACAGCGGCTAACTGAATTAGAAAAGCGAAGTGCTGCTGCTCAACAGCGACAACAGCAAAGAAAGCCTTCGAAAACTCATGTTGGTAATAAGATTCGCGGGATTAAGATTAAGCGCTATGTTTCTAATGGCGAGCGAGTCTTAAAATTAGTTGTATTATTCAGTGTTATTCTCCTCTTTATGCTTTATATTATTTCTCCCTTGAGTAAAATTACCACGCTTCATGTAACTGGTAATCATGATTTAACTAAAGAACAAGTAGAAAAAAATACAAATATTTATCCAGGACGGTTTATTTGGGGCGTTTATCTTGCTCGTCATCAACTCACTAAACAAGCTATTCGCAAAAATCCTCAAATAAAAGATTTAAGGATCAAGGTAACCGGTCCCCAGTCTCTGCAAATATCTGTAAAAGAAAATGCGCTTTTAGGAACAGCGGTGATGGATAATGATACATACGCTGTCTTAGCTGACGGCCAATTACAGCGAACAAAAAATGCTGATAATGGTATTGCTTATAAACGTTTTGATGGTCATAAAAAAGTTCTTGCTACAACGGCCGCTCAGTTAGGAAAGTTGAAACCAGCAATAAGAAATGGTATTTCAAGTGTGAGTTATCAACCTACTAAAGATTATCCAGATCGCGTTATTATTTATATGCGTGATGGTAATACAGTTTATGGCGACTTAAATACTATCGGGGATAAAATGGGATATTACCCTGCAATTGCAGCAAGTATGAAAAATAAGGGAATTATAGATCTTCAAGTCGGAGCTTATTCTTATGATTATGGATCTAAGGATAAATGATTTTGTGAAAAACCTTGATAATTCCCTTTTTTGTCATTGTTTATCTGTGGTAAAATTCTTGTATAGGTTAAAAATACAATTAATTTAATTAATGATAGTCTTAGGAGGGTTCCTTTTAGAATGAATAATTCAGAAGTATACGTTGGATTAGATATTGGAACCACCTCGATCAAGGCACTGGTGTGTGAAAGTGTTAAGGGTCAGTTGAAAGTTATTGGTGTTGGTGTAGAACGATCGGCAGGATTAAACCGAGGAGTTATTGTCGACATTGATAAAACCGCCCAGGCAATTTCAGCGGCGGTAGCACAGGCCGAGGAAAAGTCCAACGTAGAGATTCAAAGTGTTGTAGTTGGCTTACCGGCAAATTACTTACAAATGCAACGAGTACATGGTATGATTACGATTGCAACAAGAGGACAATCAAGAGAGATTGTTAACCAAGACGTAATTGACGTTGCTCGTGAAGCGTTGACGCAAAGTATTCCCCCCGAGCGGGAAATAATTGATTTAATTCCAACAGAATTTACTGTTGATGGCTTTTCTGGTATTAAGGACCCCCGTGGAATGGTTGGTGTCCGTTTAGAAATGAAGGCCACCTTGTATACAGGACCTAAGACCATTATTCATAATACAAAAAAGGCAGTTCAACAGGCGGGATATGACATTAAAGATTTTGTTATTACGCCGATCGCAACAGACTTTAATCTCCTTAATGATGGAGAGCAAGATTTTGGTACTGTTGTTATTGATTTAGGTGGTGGTCAAACAACAACCAGTATTATTCATGATCATCAATTAAAGTATACTTATGTTGATCCTGAAGGTGGAAAATACATTACTAAAGATATTTCTACGGTCATGAATACATCATTAAAAAACGCCGAGCAACTTAAGCTAAATCATGGATATGCTATGGCATCCTTAGCCGATGAAGATGTTCAAGTTGACGTTGATGTTGTTGGCCAAAATGATCCTGTCCAATATTCAGAGCAGTATTTATCAGAAATAATTGAAGCACGAGTACGGCAAATTTTTGATCGTATTCAGGATAAACTTAAGGCTATTCATGCCCCTGAATTACCGGGAGGAGTAGTTTTGATTGGTGGAGTGGCTGCTCTGCCAGGAGTTAAGGAACTTGCTGAACAGTACTTTACTGGTAATATTAAGGTGAATGTTCCAGAACAAATGGGCATTCGTCACCCTCGTTATGCGGTTAGTTTAGCTTTGGGGATGTATGAAAATCAGTTATCAGATATTGATCGATTAATTAAGCAAACTGTTCAACGAATTGATACGATTAAGAGTCCTCATGAAGAAAAAGGACAAACTGTTAATCAGCCACGTCAACAATGGACTGAAAAATCTGATAAATTACAACGTTCACAGCGAGAAGCACAGCAGCAACCAGTTACTGAAGAGCCAGCGCCAAAGAAGAAAAAGCAAAACGGGCTAAGTAATCGGTTTAAAAACATTTTTAATAATTTATTTGACTAATTTGGAGGAATACTGCTATGGATAATGAAACGTTCGCTAACGACAACCAATTTGCGGAAGCGCAAATCAAAGTAATTGGTGTTGGTGGAGCTGGCGGTAATGCCGTCAACCGAATGATCACTGAAAAAGTACAAGGTGTTGACTTTATTGTTGCTAACACCGACCTACAAGCATTAAATAATTCTCAAGCAACAACTAAGATCCGCTTAGGACCTAAATTGACAAAAGGATTAGGTGCTGGTTCAAATCCAGAAGTAGGTGAAAAGGCTGCCCAAGAAAGTGAAGAGCAAATTAAAAAAGCTCTTGAAGGCGCAGATATGGTCTTCATTACAGCCGGAATGGGTGGTGGAACTGGTACTGGAGCAGCCCCAGTTGTAGCTAAACTTGCTAAAGATAGTGGAGCATTAACTGTTGGTGTTGTGACTCGTCCGTTCTCATTTGAAGGACCTCGTCGAGCACGCTATGCTGCAGAAGGACTTGAAAAGTTAAAGTCAAATGTTGATACTTTAATTATCGTTGCTAATAACCGTTTATTAGAGATGATTGATAAGAAGACGCCAATGATGGAAGCATTTAAAGAAGCTGATAATGTTCTTCGTCAAGGTGTGCAAGGTATTTCAGACTTAATTGTTACTCCAGGTTACATCAACCTTGACTTTGCTGATATTAAGACATTGATGTCTAATCAAGGTTCTGCCTTAATGGGGGTTGGTGCTTCTACTGGTGAAAACCGTGCTACTGAAGCAACTAAGAAGGCTATTTCTTCTCCATTACTTGAAGTGTCAATTGATGGGGCTCAACATGTCTTGATGG of Limosilactobacillus reuteri subsp. reuteri contains these proteins:
- the ftsZ gene encoding cell division protein FtsZ, whose protein sequence is MDNETFANDNQFAEAQIKVIGVGGAGGNAVNRMITEKVQGVDFIVANTDLQALNNSQATTKIRLGPKLTKGLGAGSNPEVGEKAAQESEEQIKKALEGADMVFITAGMGGGTGTGAAPVVAKLAKDSGALTVGVVTRPFSFEGPRRARYAAEGLEKLKSNVDTLIIVANNRLLEMIDKKTPMMEAFKEADNVLRQGVQGISDLIVTPGYINLDFADIKTLMSNQGSALMGVGASTGENRATEATKKAISSPLLEVSIDGAQHVLMDITGGKDLSMFEAQEASDVIKQAAGTNVDISFGMSLNESMGDEVRVTVIATGIDKKKKIQQQKPAEKEAPRVTRSIPQEEQPVEQPKQRDPFDGWNDPTADTSNQSRNSDNEFSHVTKPEFNVFNDDAANTDDNDDTNLSTPPFFKNRRK